DNA from Cutibacterium acnes:
GCCGCGCAGTATCATCGTCAACACCAACGCGGCGATGAGGACCATGATAATAATGTCCATCTTCGCCCCCATCTATACCTAATAGCTATTACTTAGGAGATAGTATATCATCGGAGCTTGGCCAAGCTCATAGTGGAGTGGCCCCGCGACTACAGTCACAGCACAAGGGACATGACGAGCCAGGCGAAGGGCGCCGAAAACAGCACTGAGTCGAGCCGGTCCATGACCCCGCCATGACCGGGCAAGAAGTTCGACATGTCCTTGATACCAGCGTCACGCTTAATCATCGACTCGACAAGGTCTCCCGCAGTGCCGGTCAAGGCTAGAACAACGCCAAGAACAATCCCAGCCCACCATGGCGCCGACAGCAATCCTCCCAAACAGGCCCATCCAACGAAAGCTGCGGTTATGACGGACCCGGCAAAACCCTCCCAGCTCTTTTTCGGGCTAATACGCGGGGCCAACTTGTGTTTGCCACATAGCACCCCTACGGCATAACCGCCGGTGTCAGAAGCCACGACGCTGAGGATCCAGGTAGCGATGCGGCGGCTACCACCGTCATCGCCCATCATGAGGGGAACGAAGCAGCCAAGCAATGGCAAGTAGGCGATAGTGAAAAGGCTGGCAGCAGCGTCCTTGACGAAGCCATGCGACCCGCGTGGCAGTCGCCACGCCATTGCGGCAACTGTCGTCGCACCTAACGTCACCACCAGGAAGGTATTGGGCAGGATGTGAAGCTTCAGGGTCGAGGCCGCATATGCCCCAATGACCATAACTGCGGTGCCGACGCATATCGGAACTACCGCGGAGTCCATTCCCAAACGAACCATCGCTCGATGAAGCTCAATGGCCCCGGCCATAAGGGCCAAGGTCATCAACAACACGAAACCCCAATGCCACCATCCAACGGTGCCGATGACGGCACCGCACAGCACTACGCCCGTAGTGATGGCAGCAGGAAGATCACGGCCGGCACGTGGAGTCCGTGCGGCCGTGGTCTTCTTCTCAGGCTCGCCCACCTCGAATCTGATCAGATCTCGAGGAGTTCGCTCTCCTTGGATTTCAGCAATTCGTCAATCTGCTCAACGTACTTGCGGGTGACCTGGTCAAGCTCCTTCTCCAGACGAGTCATCTCGTCCTCAGAGATCTCCTTGTCCTTCTCCTGCTTTTTGACAACATCGTTGCTGGCGCGACGGACGTTGCGGACCGCGATACGCCCCTCCTCAGCCTTAGTCTTGGCCATCTTGATGTACTCCTTGCGGCGCTCCTCAGTCAGAGCTGGAAGGACGCAACGCACCACGTTGCCATCGTTGGAGGGGTTGACTCCTAGGTCGGAATCCCGAATAGCCTTCTCGACGTCATTGACACAACTCTTATCGAATGGCGCGATAAGGACAGTGCGAGCCTCCGGCACCTGGAAACTGGCGAGCTGCTGCAGCGGGGTAGGGGTACCGTAGTACTCGACCATGAGTTTGTTAAACATGGCGGGGTTAGCACGCCCGGTGCGAATAGCCGCGAACTCCTCGCGGGCATGGTCGACCGCTGACCCCATCTTTTTCTCGGCGTCCTTAATGATGTCGCTCACTGTGTTGTCCTTCCTTGGTATGTCTCGATGGTTCAGCGATGGACGGTGGTGCCGATGTCCTCA
Protein-coding regions in this window:
- a CDS encoding phosphatidate cytidylyltransferase yields the protein MGEPEKKTTAARTPRAGRDLPAAITTGVVLCGAVIGTVGWWHWGFVLLMTLALMAGAIELHRAMVRLGMDSAVVPICVGTAVMVIGAYAASTLKLHILPNTFLVVTLGATTVAAMAWRLPRGSHGFVKDAAASLFTIAYLPLLGCFVPLMMGDDGGSRRIATWILSVVASDTGGYAVGVLCGKHKLAPRISPKKSWEGFAGSVITAAFVGWACLGGLLSAPWWAGIVLGVVLALTGTAGDLVESMIKRDAGIKDMSNFLPGHGGVMDRLDSVLFSAPFAWLVMSLVL
- the frr gene encoding ribosome recycling factor gives rise to the protein MSDIIKDAEKKMGSAVDHAREEFAAIRTGRANPAMFNKLMVEYYGTPTPLQQLASFQVPEARTVLIAPFDKSCVNDVEKAIRDSDLGVNPSNDGNVVRCVLPALTEERRKEYIKMAKTKAEEGRIAVRNVRRASNDVVKKQEKDKEISEDEMTRLEKELDQVTRKYVEQIDELLKSKESELLEI